tgcatcccacattcaggcgacctcctctgtGGTGGTTGCAGCGGCCATCTGCGCCGAACGGGCCAAGAAGCGCAAATATGacaacctcgatgggagcttcatattcgtgccttttggtgtagagatcttggggccgtggggcataggggctcgagctctttttgaggaaatttcaaaAAGGGTTATTGAGTCAACCGGGGAAcggagagctggcagctaccttggacaaagaattagtttggccatccaaaggggtattGCTGCCAGCAGAGGGTaccaatgcctcgctgcggtggtctcgataaggttttagatttaatttaatttaattgattttagtcttaattaattttttatacttttaactagcttatgcccgcgacttcgtccgcgtggacaacacaaattttaaacccctatttaataCCATTAGGGTTACCCGccaccagtccagtagtttgagctgtgcgttgatagattagtcagtcagtcagtcaccttttccttttatatatatatatatatatgtaaattgcaaaatttcgcaattctaacttcaaaactgacagagttgtTAACTGTTTGTATgaaacaaacttcaaacccctattttaaccctttaggggtCGAATTCCTTCCTCGAAAATTTCcgagaaaaatcctttcttagcggatgcctacatcttaatagctatctgcatgccgaatttcagcgcgatccgttcagtagtttgagctgtgcgttgatagatcagtcagtcagtcagtcaccttttccttttatatatatagaagatagatagaagatagaagatTTAGATAGTTTATTTATCTTCGATGGTATATATGTGGTTACATAGTCTTTGATATGTACCAAGACATAAAGATAGTAAGTATACATAGAGCAAGACATAGAGGACAACCATAACGTGTTGCCATCTGTGGTGTTGCCCCTTCCATCCCTTCCTCGCTTCCTCATGTTGATatatgccaatattttgacattttaacTACGATTTCACCTCCTTAATCTATGGTTTTACCAGGGATTCTACCATAGCCATAGACGGATATTCACTAAGATTTTGTGGATTTTCCTAAGGGATTTTCACTTCACCTTCACGAATTGACtgacattattttaataaacattcGTCAcggaaaacatttatttaactaactttttattttacaagcattttacaagtaggtaaatattacaATTCTGCTTATATTACACTGAACAAAGGATATAAGCTTACGTTTACCTACTAATTACGTATATGAGTTCACGTTCCATTTATTATAATCATGTCGAAATTGGATGAAGATAAAGGCATAGTTTATGGCAATCGCGTGCTCATTGGAAATTGGTACGAATCTGCGAAACTTGAAGAAGTAAGCACAGTTACTTTTAGTCATCGATGCTTTTAGTTCCTTCatcatttatttatcttttaagtaGGTTTTTACCTGAATATCTTATAATGCTGCTTACTTGGGATGTTTAAAAGAATTACCTGTGGTACTTATTTACACATAAAGTTGTTGTCCTCTGTATCAAAgagaattatcatcatcatcataatcatcattttaacCGACAGATATCCACCACTGGACAtaatgggtctcttgtaggaggTTCCACCCTTCCACACGCCTCGGTCTTGGGCCGCTTGAATCCAACGAACCTGTCTTCGGTCCACCTAGTCGGGCGTCTTATAATTCCAACGCTGTGATTTCAGTCCGAGGTCCCCGTTTAGCACCTTGcggccccaacgtctatcgtgtttattgaactatgtgccctgcctattgtcACTTCAGTGAGAATAgatataagtacttacaaaTACGTCTAGGGCATTCACATTTCACATCTACCGATGCAAACGTCTTCCTGATTAATAAGTAAAACTAATGAATATTTCCTACCCCGGCTTCGTTCGGGTGGAATTTCACAAAAGcatttttagtttagattattagattttaaggaatgttttttttgtaaatatttgtgtttgtgtttatcatgtgtcggatcaaccaataaatgtacttctattctattctattctattctattctattctattctttagtGGGGTCTAAGTTATAAAATCtacatgtaaataatattatgtcagtcaatGAGTTACTCCTTTTATGTATCTAGAACTATCTTAAAGATAACATAGTAACACTCATTTACAGTACAAATTAAACAAATTCCTGGAACAAATGAAAAAGGGTGATTTGATGTTAGCCCGGTTTAGAAAAATGAATGAGAATCTGAACAAACCAACGGTATTGACTCAATCGTCGAGTAGTATTGGCTTTGGCGCTAGGATAGCCCTCCTTGCACCCCACGTGCCAGGTTAGCAATGAAATAATCAAAGAGTCCGTTCTATGTCGAAAATACTGAAGGGATTATGTTTTACTCGATGAAGCGCcagcgacttcgcccgcgtggatttagatatctaaaaatcccgtggcataactcttcgattttccggcataaaaattaGTTTATATCTGAGTCcgggatgctagctatctcCGTACAAAAAAAggtgttgcccgcgactttatccacctagatttaggtttgttaaaaattccgtggaaacgctttgatttttcggaataaaaagtaggctgTCTCTTGGTATGCAAGCtatgtttgtactttgtaccATATCGTCTCGGGATAAAAACTTTAGTAAATGTCGACCATTGTCCACAGAATAAATATACACAGATATACTGTAACATAATCGATGTTACAGAATGATTATACACGGTAAATTTTTGTGTGAATTTAGATGCCTCGCGGTCCGATAGTAAAATGGCGAGGGGGGAACTTTGATCCGATCCTTAGCACACTCTCTGAAGTACCTTTTGATTTTATGTCGTACGACCCGTACGACATATTCTGTACGTACGACGCTGTCCTGCATTGCATACGTAGGTAATTTTTATCGCTGGATTCTAATCGGTTAAAATTGAATAGCAACCGATCCACCAACTGAAAACAAAAAAGGATTGCTTCTCGGCGGTCGCATATCATCCAATGATATCAACTATTCCCAAGAGCTGGAAGACGGCTGCAACATTGTTGGTCTCTCACAGCTGGAACCTGCAGAGAAAAACACTTTCATACTGACCAGCGCCGATTATTGCAACCGTGAGGGCGAACCTCTAAAATTCAATCAAGAATTTCTTCTTGCACTTGCTTCTTCTGTGGAAAAGAAAAAGGTAGAGTTAcagagattttttttcttaacaaAGGATCAACATACCTATTTCTTAGATCCTTAGATAGATGAATTTATTACTtctataagtagtaggtaattaggtatgtaGGTCTCTTATCCATTTTAGTACTACATGCAAAAGGATTAGCACTTAAAATATAACTTGCAAAAGGAATTGAAGGAAGTATTTTGTGGCGTCCCAATTATCACTATATACCGTACAGTCGTAGTTGTGGTTCACGTTTGAATACtataaccaatcaaactcactGTTTGTAGACTACATGTTCTGGAAATTAATATATCTGTGACTGTTTTACAGATTTCAAAAAAGTGTACCTATCAAACATTTGAGTTGAGTTTGTTTGGTTCATAAGTGTTCAAATGAGATCCAAACTACCTTTGTATGGAGAGCgtcaaaatttctcaaaatatctGCCCTAAACTGGGACAAGTGAGCAGTAGAGGTGCCTAACTTTATAAGTAAATCAAAagagagaaaaacaagaaaatgattttcttttgttttccTGTATTACTTATCTCTATTCTGTTTTATTGCAGCCACTTTACGTAAGATACGATCCGAATCCTGTCCCCGGGCTCTGCGGCATGTTCCCGCTTTATCTCAGCAAGCATCCTGTGTCCAACACTAGATGGCGGATCTTGCCTGTTCAGGGACCAAATATTACGAGATTCGAGCAGGAGGGAAGACCTGTGCATGTACTTATTGCTTGTTTTTTACTCACGCTGTGACTTCCCGCGAAGGGTACTTTTTTGTCCGTCAAAATACTTCGCTTACAACTGCATCGAATAACGCACACGATGGACTCAAAGTAGTAGACAGTCCCTTAGTTGTGAATTGTGATGTCGTCGCGGATCGCGGACAACAAAACCGACCTCGGATGAGGAACATTGATGCAAAGCACGAAGGCGAAGGCGCGATATCATCCTTCCGCAGTAGTTAATAGTacgaagtaggtactaataaaagTTTGTTAAACTCAGTAGTTGAaagaaaaaacataaaatatacaTCTATTTTAATAGCTTAATTTTTCGTATTGTTACAGGTGAATACagacataataattaatcattgtGCCACTAATGCAAATTTGGGTATTAACATAGGTTGCTGGGCAATGGGATTTTAtggaaaagtaaataaatataataaaattacctactttaccaattaagtaataataaaaataccttaTATATATCTTTTTACTAGATATGGTTTCTGTAAAAAGTAAATCAACTACTAAATCAATTTGTTTGCTTTAAGTagagtacataataattcaatgtttgtaacataaattattatactactTAGTAACTATGAACTGTTTTTTTCAGGTGTGCGCTCCATTGATGAAAACGTGCTTAGATGTGTACGGAAAGgaattacctaataatatatgGCAAATATACATACCTGTTGcggttaattaattaaatcatttGGTTTAATATTGTGTCGCTGTCGATGCCTGTTTAAATTGTTTGTGATTGATTACAATATTTACTAATGTTGTATGATTTTAAATTGCAAACCTATGCAATGTCTTTTTtcgggtaggtacctaatgaagtATTTATCAACCCTTTACAACCAACATCTATATTATAGGAATCGCTAGTGTAAAATAATTCGATAGATGCATTAACCGGAACAAAACAGTTAATAAAACTCGTTCTACCGTTGTAACTTgtatacagtaggtaggtacgcggcagaaagtaatatacatcgacctttagaaggagatagcagatttgtagagcattgtcgcagtcgttgagaccgacaaaacgtcatataggtatgggtgacagagacaacgctctactaatccgaaatgtcattctaaaggccgatatacattatactttcagccgcgtactgtaacttcTTCAAATTCCTACTGTGTAGGTATTTTTCGATAAGAATTTAAGAGTAATATTTTGATCGGCTCATTCATTATACAATGTCTAATGGTCTACGATTATTTAAATCTGCATCACCTTCTAGACCATGAATAAGTCATTGTCTCGTTATAATAACTGATCTGAAAGTATCATGAATATCGGAGACCATTGAGCTACGGAATCTATAAAAAccgatagtaagtaggtaggtacctacatagttatccatactaatattataaatgcgaaagtgtgtctctctgtctgtctgctagcttttcacggcttaaccgttcaaccgattttgacgaaatttggtacagatatagcttgcatccgggggaaggatataggcttttttatcccggaaaattcaaaagttcccacgggattttcaaaaaccttaatccgcgcggactaagtcgcgggcatcatctagtctattaTAAATTTTCCTTtaggtacaggtaggtacattagattcatcataaaattaaataatttatagagTTTAGGGATGATTCATAGcagcacgtggcgggcgcgggccgtgccacgtacgacgcgcggacgaggcacagTTTCAAatcatcacgaacattttatatgagcagtttatgcttcaccgtggtgtgtccgtgcacggacgtcACACGGTTAAGCATAAACTGctttatataaaaatgttcgtgatgtttggaatccgtgcctcgtccgtgCGTCGTAGGTACGTGCGTGGTACGGCCCGCGCTCGCCATGTGCGGAGTCTTAAAATCATTTCTCTtggaaatgatgatgattatttacgtcataatattataatatctatcaaTTGTATTCAATTTCTTTATCTCGAACTTCACAAGTCAGTTTTTGGTTTGAAACTCTTCGACCTTTAGTTTGCGGTAAGTGGGTAGGTAGAGATACTGCCGCAAGTAGACTATCTActtaggtaataaaaaaaatactgtcaGATAAAAACGAGATCTGGAGTTAGTGAAGAGGATGTGTCCCCAGTGTTTCCACTAACGATTTCAGTTTTATCCTAGTTTCTGTAGGATAACTTACCTGACGCCCTGATTTAAAGCGCATGGCAGTTATTTCacgttaattattattgaacaaCATAATTTCACCTTCAATATATAATAACCATTaacatataatttatttatattatatttagcgTTAAGCTcctgtatattattatgcatGCTAACTAGGGTCTTCTTGTAGGTACTCTCCTAAACCGCGTgcttaattaatatttcaaaagagTGTCACTCGGGACCCCAGGAAGTGGCGGTTGGAAGGAGGCGCGAACAGATGGTGAAGGGGAGGAGAAATAAGCTGGAACAAACATTAAGCAACTGAAATAGTAGAATTATATCATGCAAGTAAATTAACATAAAACACAtatccatcactacccatattataaatgcgaaagtgtgtttgtttgttgatttgtccttcaatcacgtcgcaacggagcaacggattggcgagattttttgtatggcgtgagttaaagacccggagagtgacataggctgctttttatcccgggatatcaaagagtccccacaggatttttacaaacctaaatccacgcgcacgaagtcgcgtgcattaACTAGTACTAAGAATAAATGCGGAAGTATGTctgttttcacggcccatccgtttagccgattttggtacagagaaagcttgcatcaTGATTCATGGGgatgggcataggctacttattgTCCCGGATAATATTAAAGAATTCCCATTGGATTTAATTGGATTGGATTTAAAAACCCattcatttaaccgattttgacgcttTCGTCAGAATCGTACATAAAagcttgtatcccggagatggacataggtGGCTTTTTATCCTACTGAATTTTCATAAaccatcatctagttattcatAAAACATACTGCATACAGTtttataagtacataaaatacatataacTACAAGTACCTATTACTAAAAAGGTTGTTACCTATTatgttttaatttgttttctatGTGCGGCTACCAAATATACGCCTAAAACGAATAACGAGGTGGAGGCTACAATTCAATTTTCCGCTACAAAAGCAACGACCGTAGAACGGTTGTATTCTAGAATGATCCGCTCACGATATCTCCTGTTACTAATTCAAATTGAATTCAAATTCGTTCTGAAACCATCCAATTTTCGTTCTCTTAAATTCTAATCAGTATAATAACTTCACATGAAATTCAAATGGTGTAAAATTGCCAGCTGGGTGGCTTATGGGTTAAACGTTTATTTTCAagatatattttgtttgttctcAACTACGAATGTTTCCAATCTGTTCCGTGGTTTCCAACATTGATGTACTTAAATTATAGTTCCAACTACGAATGTTTCAGACTGTTAAGTATAGAATATACTCATATCGCTGGTTCCCAATCtgaaatcttttt
This genomic stretch from Maniola hyperantus chromosome 2, iAphHyp1.2, whole genome shotgun sequence harbors:
- the LOC117992827 gene encoding cilia- and flagella-associated protein 161-like isoform X3 — its product is MSKLDEDKGIVYGNRVLIGNWYESAKLEEYKLNKFLEQMKKGDLMLARFRKMNENLNKPTVLTQSSSSIGFGARIALLAPHVPATDPPTENKKGLLLGGRISSNDINYSQELEDGCNIVGLSQLEPAEKNTFILTSADYCNREGEPLKFNQEFLLALASSVEKKKVNTDIIINHCATNANLGINIGCWAMGFYGKVCAPLMKTCLDVYGKELPNNIWQIYIPVAVN
- the LOC117992827 gene encoding cilia- and flagella-associated protein 161-like isoform X1, encoding MSKLDEDKGIVYGNRVLIGNWYESAKLEEYKLNKFLEQMKKGDLMLARFRKMNENLNKPTVLTQSSSSIGFGARIALLAPHVPATDPPTENKKGLLLGGRISSNDINYSQELEDGCNIVGLSQLEPAEKNTFILTSADYCNREGEPLKFNQEFLLALASSVEKKKPLYVRYDPNPVPGLCGMFPLYLSKHPVSNTRWRILPVQGPNITRFEQEGRPVHVNTDIIINHCATNANLGINIGCWAMGFYGKVCAPLMKTCLDVYGKELPNNIWQIYIPVAVN
- the LOC117992827 gene encoding cilia- and flagella-associated protein 161-like isoform X2, with the protein product MKKGDLMLARFRKMNENLNKPTVLTQSSSSIGFGARIALLAPHVPATDPPTENKKGLLLGGRISSNDINYSQELEDGCNIVGLSQLEPAEKNTFILTSADYCNREGEPLKFNQEFLLALASSVEKKKPLYVRYDPNPVPGLCGMFPLYLSKHPVSNTRWRILPVQGPNITRFEQEGRPVHVNTDIIINHCATNANLGINIGCWAMGFYGKVCAPLMKTCLDVYGKELPNNIWQIYIPVAVN